The Burkholderia mayonis DNA window GGCGTCCCCGATTCGAAGTACGGCGAAGAGGTGTGCGCGTGGATCGTGCTGCGCGCAGGCGAGACGATGACGGAAGACGAGCTGCGCGAGTTCTGCCGCGGCCAGATCGCGCACTACAAGGTGCCGCGCTACGTGCGCATCGTCGACGAGCTGCCGATGACGGTGACGGGCAAAGTGCAGAAGTTCGTGATGCGCGAACGGATGATCGACGAACTGGGATTGAGCATGCAGAAGACGGCGTGAGGCGTCGTGCACGTTTTCGATGGACGAAAAAAAGCGGGCTGATGAGCCCGCTAAAAACCACACGCTACGGGGTTAGCGCGAGGAGACCAAAGGTGGAACGCATCGGCGTGGGCCGACGACGACTCCAACAAGGATGCCCCTGGGAAGGGATTCGGTACGAAACCGACGGGCTCGTTTGTTTGTGCTTGTGTCCGCTCACACGCTGCACACGAGACCGCATCCGTGTTGAAACCGTGAGAGGCATTTTGGGCGAATTACCCCACCGTCGCGGTAACAAAGTGTTTCAGGTTGTAACCCCCGTCGGATAAGGCTTTGCGGGATTTTTTGCTGTTTCGAAAGGGGCGAGATGTCATTTTTACCGCATCGAAAAACGGCGCCTTCGAGGTCCGCCAGGCCCCTTTTACGATGTGCTAGGCTGGACCGGTCAAGCTTTCGGGCGCCATCAAACATGCATCGAAATGACAGCGATATCGACTGACACAGTCCTGAGAAAGATTTTGAAACGCGATCGGGTGATCGCGGTAGTTGGCCTTTCGGATAAACCCTATCGACCGAGTCATGAAGTCGCTGGATACATGCAGCGGAACGGCTATCGGATCGTACCCGTCAATCCGCTGCTCGCCGGCACGAAGGTGCTCGGCGAGACCGTTCATGCGTCGCTTGCCGACGCGCGCGCGGCGCTCGCGGCCGAAGGCGCCGAGATCGGCATGGTCGACGTATTCCGCAAGTCGGCGGACGTGCCGCCTGTCGTCGATGCGGCGATCGAGATCGGCGCGCGTTCGGTCTGGCTGCAGCTCGGCGTCGTGCATGACGCCGCCGTTGCGAAGGCGCGCGCGGCGGGCCTCGACGTCGTCGTCGATCGGTGCGTGAAGATCGAGCATCGTCGGCTGATCGATTAGCGACGTCGCGCAGGCGTGGCGTTCGCAGCGCAAGCATCGCCGCGGCGCGCAACCGCGGCGCCGATACATCCGCGCACGGCGGGCGCGCCGGCGCACGACGCCGCGTGCTGCGGCGCAACGTCCGCACGCGCGCATCGCACCGCCATCCGCATCGCGTTCACTTGAGCCACTTATCCGAGATCGCCCGCACCTCGCCCGTTTCACGCGCGAGGTGCAGCCACTGATCGACGTACTGCTGGAACACGACGTCGCCGCGCGGCACCATGTACGCCTTTTCTCCGAACTGGAACGGCTTGTCCGGATGCACCGAGCACAGGCCCGGATTCAGTTTTTGCTGCAACAGCGTCTCCGACGCGTCCGTGACCATCACGTCGGCATTGCCCGCGAGGATCTGCTTGAAGATCGTGACGTTGTCCGGAAAAACGGTGATCCGCGCGTGCGTGAAGTGCTGCTTCGCAAAGCGCTCGTTCGTGCCGCCCGGATTCACGATCACGCGCGTCTGCGGCTGGTCGATCTGCGCGATCGTCTGGTAGCGCTCGACATCCGCGCAGCGCACGATCGGCGTCTTGCCGTCGGTCACGTACGGCTGCGTGAAGAACGCACGCTTTTGCCGCTCGAGCGTCGTCGAGATGCCGCCCACCGCGACGTCGCATTTCGCGACGAAATCGTTCGTGAGCGTTGGCCACGTGGTCTTCACGAACGCCGTCTTCACGCCGAGCGACTTCGCGAGCGATGCCGCCATGTCGATGTCGATTCCTTCGAATGCGCCGTCTTCGCGGCGATACGTGTACGGCTTGTAGTCGCCCGTCGTGCAGACGCGCAGCGTGCCGCGCGCTAGCACGTCGTCGAGCCGCGATGCCGGCGCGGCGGGCTGCGGCACGGTCTGCGCATGGGCGAAGCCCGCCCAGCAGGCGAGCGCGAGCAACGTCTTCTTCATCGTGTCTCCTCGATACGTGTGGCCGGTCGGAACGCCGGATCATAACGGAGCGGCGGCGAGCGTCATATGGCCGCGAACGCTGAGCGCGGCGCCGCGTCCGGTAGAATGCCCCTTTGCGTTTCGCTTCGTCGCATTCATCGTGGCCCAGACTCTCATCAACGACACCTTCCTGCGTGCGCTCTTGCGCGAGCCGACCGACTACACGCCGATTTGGCTGATGCGCCAGGCGGGCCGCTACCTGCCCGAGTACAACGCGACGCGCGCGCGCGCGGGCAGCTTCCTCGGGCTCGCGAAGCACCCCGACTACGCGACCGAAGTCACGCTGCAGCCGCTCGAGCGCTTCCCGCTCGACGCCGCGATCCTGTTCTCCGACATCCTGACGATCCCCGACGCGATGGGGCTCGGCCTCGATTTCGCAGCGGGCGAAGGGCCGAAGTTCGCGCATCCGGTGCGCACCGAGGCCGACGTTGCGAAGCTCGCGGTGCCGGACATCGGCGCGACGCTCGGCTACGTGACCGACGCGGTGCGCGAGATCCGCCGCGCGCTCACCGACGGCCGGGGCCGCCAGCGCGTGCCGCTGATCGGCTTCTCGGGCAGCCCGTGGACGCTCGCGTGCTACATGGTCGAGGGCGGCGGCTCGGACGATTTCCGCGCGGTGAAGTCGATGGCGTACGCGCGGCCCGATCTGATGCACCGGATTCTAGACGTCAACGCGCAGGCGGTGGCCGCCTATCTGAACGCGCAGATCGAAGCGGGCGCGCAGGCCGTCATGATCTTCGACACGTGGGGCGGCGCGCTCGCCGACGGCGCGTATCAGCGCTTCTCGCTCGACTATATCCGGCGCGTCGTCTCGCAGCTGAAGCGCGAGCACGACGGCGCGCGCGTGCCGTCGATCGCGTTCACGAAGGGCGGCGGGCTCTGGCTCGAGGACATCGCGGCGACGGGCGTCGACGCGGTCGGGCTCGACTGGACGGTCAACCTCGGCCGCGCGCGCG harbors:
- a CDS encoding transporter substrate-binding domain-containing protein, with product MKKTLLALACWAGFAHAQTVPQPAAPASRLDDVLARGTLRVCTTGDYKPYTYRREDGAFEGIDIDMAASLAKSLGVKTAFVKTTWPTLTNDFVAKCDVAVGGISTTLERQKRAFFTQPYVTDGKTPIVRCADVERYQTIAQIDQPQTRVIVNPGGTNERFAKQHFTHARITVFPDNVTIFKQILAGNADVMVTDASETLLQQKLNPGLCSVHPDKPFQFGEKAYMVPRGDVVFQQYVDQWLHLARETGEVRAISDKWLK
- the hemE gene encoding uroporphyrinogen decarboxylase, producing the protein MAQTLINDTFLRALLREPTDYTPIWLMRQAGRYLPEYNATRARAGSFLGLAKHPDYATEVTLQPLERFPLDAAILFSDILTIPDAMGLGLDFAAGEGPKFAHPVRTEADVAKLAVPDIGATLGYVTDAVREIRRALTDGRGRQRVPLIGFSGSPWTLACYMVEGGGSDDFRAVKSMAYARPDLMHRILDVNAQAVAAYLNAQIEAGAQAVMIFDTWGGALADGAYQRFSLDYIRRVVSQLKREHDGARVPSIAFTKGGGLWLEDIAATGVDAVGLDWTVNLGRARERVAGRVALQGNLDPTILFAPPETIRAEARAVLDSYGNHPGHVFNLGHGISQFTPPEHVAELVDEVHRHSRAIRSGSGS
- a CDS encoding CoA-binding protein; amino-acid sequence: MTAISTDTVLRKILKRDRVIAVVGLSDKPYRPSHEVAGYMQRNGYRIVPVNPLLAGTKVLGETVHASLADARAALAAEGAEIGMVDVFRKSADVPPVVDAAIEIGARSVWLQLGVVHDAAVAKARAAGLDVVVDRCVKIEHRRLID